The bacterium DNA window AACCCTTCTCCGCCGCGATCTCCTTCACCTTCTCCACCAGCTCGAGGTTCTTGGCGAAGTTCCCGCCGACGAACCGTGGCGAGGTGCGCCGGAAGTCACCGGCCGGCAGATCGTCGAAGCGCTTGATCTGCCCCGTCAGGAAACCGCGGCCGAGAGGACTGTACGGGACGAGCCCGATGCCCAGCTCCCGTACGGTCTGCAGGACGCCGTTGTCCTCGATATCGCGAGACCAGAGTGACCACTCGCTCTGCAGGGCCGAGATCGGGTGCACGGCATGCGCTCGCCGGATGGTCTGGGCCGACGCCTCGGAGATGCCGAGGTAGCGGACCTTGCCCGCGGCCACGAGCTCGGACAGCGCGCCCCACGTCTCCTCGACGGGCACAGAGACGTCGATGCGGTGCTGGTAGTAGAGATCGATGTGGTCCACTCCGAGACGGCGCAGCGAGCTGTCGACCGCGGCGCGCACATACTCCGGCCGTCCGTCCGTCCCGCGGCGGGTGGGGTCTTCGGGGAAGCGCACGCTGCCAAACTTGGTGGCCAGGACGACCCGGTTGCGACGGCCCTTGATCGCCCGCCCGACGAGCTCCTCATTGATGTACGGCCCATAGACGTCGGCGGTGTCCAGAAGGGTGATTCCCAAATCGAGGGCCCGATGAATGGTGGCGATCGACTCGGCGTCGTCTCTCGGGCCGTAGAACTCGGACATGCCCATGCAGCCGAGACCCAGCGCCGAGACGGCAAGACCCTTGGTTCCGAGGTGGCGCTGTTCCATCACGAATTGATAACCATATCCGGTCAGGCGTATTGGCTCCGTCCGGCTGCGGGGTTTCGCCTTTAGGAGGAATATCGGCCGCTCTCGCCCGCATGAAGCGAAGCCGCACGCAACCCCATTACGGTCAGAAACTCGGTCACCTCGATTCGCGCGCCGGCCGGCCTGCTCCTCCAGAGATCTTGCAGACGCTGTCTGCCTCGGGACGGGAAGCGGGGCGGCCGTTGACCCAGGTGAAGATACCGGTGCAGCTGAGCCAGGCTGGCAAGGCGAACCCGGAACCGGTGGTGGCTCGCCCCAATGAGGGCGAATCGTCGCTCGTCAATGACGGTCTGAATCGCCTCCATGGCTGCATTGATAAGAGGCTGGAAAACTGGATTTACCACAGCAGCGACCGGTTGGCGTTTTTGCGCCGAGCTGATGGCAATGAACGGTCGATTCCATTGATGCGGTTGGATCAAGACGAGCACGCCGTCGGGCAACAAGTGTTGCCTGGCTCGCTCGAGGGCATGGACCATGCCCTGGATCGCGATTCATCAAAGCGACAACGGAAGAGCGCGACGTCGAATGCGTCGCCACCAACGCGACGGTGTTCGGCCGACCCGATACAAAACGAGACGTTGCGGATGCCCTCTGATGCGGCCAGGTGTCGGGCGCGGGCGATCTTCGCGGGATCCGGTTCGATGGCGACCACGCTGGAGGCCAGAGGCGCGAGCTGGCGGGTGAGCCTGCCGTCACCGCATCCGATCTCCACGATCCTGCGGCCCTCGAGTGCAACGTAACGCTCGATGAGCCGGACCTCCATCCCAGGAGGCGGATAGTCCGAGAGCTGAGCGACCGCTCCTTCATCCCGACGATGCTGGCGCGAGCTGCGTGGGTCGACAGGGTTCGAACAACCGGACACCAAATCGGCTGAGTAAGTCGCTCCAACCGAACATCGCGTCGCTTAGGATCACGCTTCGTGGCCAAGGCGGCGGACGAAATCGCGTCCGGGCAGTTCAGCGAGCATCTTGAAGCGGTCATCGGCGGCCGCCTCCGCAAGGCGCTCATCCTCACATTCGTGATCCTGGCTGTCGAGCTGACAGGCGCGGTTCTGTCGCACTCACTCGCGCTGTTCTCCGACGCAGGACATGTAACCACCGACATCTTGGCCCTGGGACTCGCCTGGT harbors:
- a CDS encoding aldo/keto reductase, whose product is MEQRHLGTKGLAVSALGLGCMGMSEFYGPRDDAESIATIHRALDLGITLLDTADVYGPYINEELVGRAIKGRRNRVVLATKFGSVRFPEDPTRRGTDGRPEYVRAAVDSSLRRLGVDHIDLYYQHRIDVSVPVEETWGALSELVAAGKVRYLGISEASAQTIRRAHAVHPISALQSEWSLWSRDIEDNGVLQTVRELGIGLVPYSPLGRGFLTGQIKRFDDLPAGDFRRTSPRFVGGNFAKNLELVEKVKEIAAEKGCTPGQLALAWLLRQGEDVVPIPGTKRIRFLEENVAAVAVKLTGADLERIEAVAPLGVAVGARYADMSLIDA
- a CDS encoding methyltransferase domain-containing protein, which gives rise to MEVRLIERYVALEGRRIVEIGCGDGRLTRQLAPLASSVVAIEPDPAKIARARHLAASEGIRNVSFCIGSAEHRRVGGDAFDVALFRCRFDESRSRAWSMPSSEPGNTCCPTACSS